One Lentibacillus cibarius DNA window includes the following coding sequences:
- a CDS encoding DUF421 domain-containing protein produces the protein MLLFLGKLIALYFVTIVAIRLMGKSAFAQLTAHDLTGLFFVISLAAGPVVSKNFTHTIVGLIVIGLVHIGFSRLMLINWLNRIFTGKPTIVIKHGKLVRANLKGSKFSLTEILSEVREKGYPDITAIDYALIEPSGGISVIPKQGASPITPDQLGIEADYQGMPLAVVIEGKIQYENLAHIDVEEQWLRKKLEKEGYADLDEIFYAALTANDYSLIVDTGKGDTS, from the coding sequence ATGCTGTTATTTCTAGGAAAATTGATTGCCTTGTATTTCGTGACGATTGTGGCTATCAGACTGATGGGTAAATCCGCGTTCGCGCAACTGACAGCGCATGATTTAACCGGGCTCTTTTTTGTTATCTCATTGGCAGCAGGCCCTGTGGTGTCCAAGAATTTCACTCATACCATTGTTGGGTTGATTGTGATTGGTCTTGTACATATCGGCTTTTCCAGATTAATGCTTATCAACTGGCTAAACAGAATTTTCACCGGTAAGCCGACGATTGTTATTAAACATGGTAAATTAGTTCGTGCCAATTTAAAGGGCTCTAAATTCTCCCTGACTGAAATCCTCTCAGAAGTCCGGGAAAAAGGGTATCCGGATATAACTGCGATTGACTATGCATTAATCGAACCAAGTGGTGGTATAAGTGTCATCCCAAAACAGGGAGCCTCCCCTATAACTCCGGATCAACTGGGTATTGAGGCGGATTATCAAGGCATGCCATTGGCGGTTGTTATCGAAGGAAAGATTCAATATGAGAACTTGGCTCATATTGATGTGGAAGAGCAATGGCTGCGAAAAAAATTAGAAAAAGAAGGATACGCTGATCTGGATGAAATTTTCTACGCAGCCTTAACAGCCAATGATTATTCCCTTATAGTTGACACAGGAAAGGGAGACACCTCATAA